From the Pseudarthrobacter sp. MM222 genome, one window contains:
- a CDS encoding PspC domain-containing protein, which produces MVRPRNGKVIAGVCAALADRFGISRTLVRIGFVLFGLFGVGELVYIALWIIIPKGQ; this is translated from the coding sequence ATGGTTCGACCCAGGAACGGCAAGGTCATCGCGGGGGTCTGCGCAGCCCTCGCCGACCGCTTCGGCATCTCCAGGACGCTGGTCCGCATCGGCTTCGTACTCTTCGGCCTGTTCGGCGTCGGGGAGCTGGTCTACATCGCGCTCTGGATCATCATCCCGAAGGGCCAGTAG
- a CDS encoding NADPH-dependent F420 reductase: MKIGILGAGSIGATMARKLSGAGHEVKVANSRGPETIAPEIVASGARAVEATDVIADIDTLIISVPLSRIPALKDLIADVPENVVVIDTSNYYPMRDGQVQALDEGQVESVWITEQLGRPVAKAWNAILAESFQTKGTAAGDPNRIAIPVAADRELDRKVAMTLVEDTGFDAVDTGSLADSWRQQPGAPTYCTDLTEHQIPPALNSAKKDLIPQRRDFAMAAIMEKIEAGVTLSSADLVDLNRSIYS; the protein is encoded by the coding sequence ATGAAAATTGGCATCCTCGGAGCCGGATCCATCGGTGCGACTATGGCCCGTAAACTCAGTGGCGCAGGACACGAGGTCAAAGTCGCCAATTCACGCGGCCCGGAGACCATCGCCCCCGAAATCGTGGCGTCTGGTGCCAGGGCAGTCGAAGCCACCGACGTCATCGCCGACATCGACACCCTCATCATCTCCGTACCCTTGAGCCGTATCCCCGCGCTGAAGGACCTCATCGCTGACGTTCCGGAGAACGTGGTCGTCATCGATACCTCGAACTACTACCCCATGCGCGACGGGCAGGTGCAGGCACTCGATGAAGGCCAGGTCGAAAGCGTATGGATCACTGAACAACTCGGCCGCCCAGTGGCAAAGGCGTGGAATGCAATCTTGGCGGAATCTTTCCAGACCAAAGGCACAGCCGCAGGAGATCCCAACCGTATCGCCATTCCCGTCGCCGCAGATCGGGAGCTAGACAGGAAAGTGGCAATGACTCTGGTGGAAGACACCGGCTTCGATGCCGTCGACACCGGCTCGCTTGCCGATTCATGGCGTCAGCAGCCCGGAGCGCCCACGTACTGCACCGACCTCACTGAGCACCAAATCCCCCCAGCCCTTAACTCCGCCAAGAAAGACCTCATTCCGCAGCGCAGGGATTTTGCGATGGCCGCCATCATGGAAAAAATCGAGGCAGGCGTGACCCTCAGCTCGGCTGATCTCGTCGATCTCAACCGATCGATCTACAGCTGA
- a CDS encoding dihydrofolate reductase family protein codes for MRKLIYGMNLTLDGYIAAPGDDIGWSGPSDELFQWWLDQERASGLSLYGRKLWETMSSYWPTGDQQPNATPAEIEFARNWRDTPKVVFSSTIDKVDWNTRLVTGDAIAEITRLKAEDGGPMSVGGATLAAAAMRAGLIDEYMLATHPVLVGGGTPFFTALDSWVNLDLVETRTFPGGVVLTRYEKRR; via the coding sequence ATGCGGAAACTGATCTACGGCATGAACCTGACCCTGGACGGCTACATCGCTGCGCCCGGCGACGACATTGGCTGGAGCGGGCCGAGCGACGAACTGTTCCAGTGGTGGCTCGACCAGGAGCGGGCAAGCGGCCTATCGCTGTACGGGCGCAAGCTCTGGGAGACAATGAGCTCCTACTGGCCGACCGGCGACCAGCAGCCCAACGCCACCCCGGCGGAGATCGAGTTCGCGCGGAACTGGCGGGACACGCCGAAGGTGGTGTTCTCCTCGACGATCGACAAGGTCGACTGGAACACCCGCCTGGTCACCGGCGACGCGATCGCCGAGATCACTCGGCTCAAGGCCGAGGACGGCGGCCCGATGAGCGTCGGCGGCGCAACGCTCGCCGCGGCGGCTATGCGGGCCGGGCTGATCGACGAGTACATGCTGGCCACCCATCCGGTCCTGGTGGGCGGCGGCACACCGTTCTTTACCGCGCTGGACAGTTGGGTGAACCTGGACCTGGTGGAGACGCGGACGTTTCCCGGCGGCGTGGTCCTGACCAGGTACGAGAAGAGGCGCTGA
- a CDS encoding NtaA/DmoA family FMN-dependent monooxygenase (This protein belongs to a clade of FMN-dependent monooxygenases, within a broader family of flavin-dependent oxidoreductases, the luciferase-like monooxygenase (LMM) family, some of whose members use coenzyme F420 rather than FMN.), whose amino-acid sequence MSPSPDTQMLLALQVANGYGSQPGAWRMPGVDPSSYVDMDVLVRYAQAAERGKIQLIFLADTPVLDVDLEREAPHHAIDPLVVLTSMARGTQRIGLVATSSTTLNEPFTIARQFKALDVASHGRAGWNAVPTSHPAAAANYGITLPPRGQKYERAHEVIQVVQGLWGSWGVDAWIRDVEGKRFADMSQIQPVNLRGRYVSAAGPLPIPPSEQGQPVIFQAGGGTQGMEVAARYATGVYANPFTIEEGRAQRNALRSAAERVGRDPDEVKLFAGFMPSIAGSRRAALDRRQKLDESVDLDQRVRYLGSMIGLALSPAQLDEPLTPQQQAEARPNPGDARARHALEVAREGWTLRDVLAHGVIDYHPVVPGPAADVADHMQEWFEAGACDGFSLAIDVYVDGIDAFVDQVVPLLQERGLFHSDYEGTTLRSHLGAPAQYGPDPRLS is encoded by the coding sequence ATGTCCCCTTCCCCTGACACCCAGATGCTCCTGGCATTGCAGGTAGCCAATGGTTACGGCTCTCAGCCCGGTGCGTGGCGCATGCCCGGGGTCGATCCCTCAAGCTACGTCGACATGGATGTTCTGGTCCGCTACGCCCAGGCAGCGGAACGGGGAAAAATCCAGCTGATCTTCTTGGCGGACACCCCTGTTCTGGACGTGGATCTTGAGCGTGAGGCGCCCCATCACGCCATCGATCCGCTCGTGGTCCTCACCTCGATGGCACGGGGGACGCAGCGGATTGGTCTTGTCGCTACGAGTTCGACAACGCTGAATGAGCCGTTCACCATTGCCCGCCAGTTCAAGGCACTTGATGTGGCGAGCCACGGCCGCGCCGGCTGGAACGCGGTTCCCACCTCACACCCTGCTGCGGCGGCTAATTACGGGATCACTTTGCCGCCCCGGGGGCAGAAGTACGAGCGCGCCCACGAGGTCATCCAGGTTGTCCAGGGGCTTTGGGGCAGTTGGGGTGTTGACGCCTGGATCCGTGACGTTGAGGGGAAAAGGTTCGCCGACATGTCCCAGATCCAGCCGGTGAATCTGCGTGGCCGTTATGTCTCCGCGGCAGGGCCGCTGCCCATTCCGCCGTCGGAGCAGGGTCAGCCGGTCATTTTTCAGGCCGGCGGCGGGACTCAGGGGATGGAGGTCGCTGCCCGCTACGCCACCGGTGTGTACGCGAATCCGTTCACTATCGAAGAAGGGCGTGCGCAGCGCAACGCCCTGCGTTCAGCCGCTGAACGCGTGGGCCGGGACCCTGATGAGGTGAAGCTTTTCGCGGGATTCATGCCCAGCATCGCCGGATCCCGACGCGCGGCTCTTGACCGGCGGCAGAAGCTTGACGAGTCGGTCGACCTGGATCAACGGGTCCGGTATCTGGGGTCAATGATCGGCCTGGCCCTTTCGCCCGCCCAGCTCGACGAGCCACTCACCCCGCAACAGCAAGCCGAGGCGCGTCCGAACCCGGGAGACGCCCGGGCCCGCCACGCACTCGAGGTGGCGCGGGAGGGCTGGACCCTGCGGGATGTGCTTGCACACGGAGTCATCGACTATCACCCCGTCGTGCCAGGCCCCGCCGCTGACGTCGCCGATCACATGCAGGAATGGTTCGAAGCCGGAGCCTGCGACGGGTTCTCCCTGGCCATCGATGTTTACGTCGACGGAATCGACGCATTCGTTGACCAGGTTGTTCCGCTGCTGCAGGAACGGGGCCTGTTCCACAGCGACTACGAGGGCACCACCCTCCGCAGTCATCTCGGCGCCCCTGCGCAGTATGGCCCGGACCCGAGGCTTTCCTGA
- a CDS encoding TetR/AcrR family transcriptional regulator, whose amino-acid sequence MSTPPIGQGRSPRADAQRNRDHILDTAAQYFSEHGVAGSLDAIAKKAGVGAGTLYRHFPNREALLAALLTARDEELVSRRNAIRAGTADAASGLEDWLTALIEWAGAFDGLPEPLRAATSSQSSPLGITCQGYITTTDEFLLAAQQEGSARHEVRGRDLFLAALATSWVRDAAMADEFSAQALNSLTKNGWATSIGGELGRPASSTTPHAAKTPPRR is encoded by the coding sequence ATGTCCACACCGCCTATAGGTCAAGGCCGCAGTCCGCGGGCTGACGCCCAGCGCAACAGGGACCACATCCTCGACACCGCCGCTCAATATTTTTCCGAGCACGGCGTCGCGGGGTCGCTCGACGCGATTGCCAAGAAGGCTGGAGTCGGCGCAGGAACCTTGTACCGTCACTTCCCCAACCGGGAGGCACTGCTCGCTGCCCTGCTCACCGCGCGCGACGAGGAGCTTGTGTCGCGACGGAATGCCATCCGGGCAGGAACGGCAGACGCTGCGAGCGGCCTTGAAGATTGGCTCACCGCCCTGATCGAGTGGGCAGGCGCGTTCGATGGGTTGCCTGAGCCGCTCCGCGCCGCGACCAGCTCGCAGTCCTCCCCGCTGGGCATCACATGCCAGGGATACATCACCACGACCGATGAGTTCCTGCTGGCTGCCCAACAAGAGGGCAGCGCACGTCACGAAGTGCGGGGACGGGATCTCTTCCTTGCCGCTTTGGCCACCAGCTGGGTACGCGACGCAGCCATGGCGGACGAATTCTCGGCTCAAGCCCTGAATTCGCTCACCAAGAACGGATGGGCTACATCCATCGGCGGAGAACTTGGACGCCCAGCCTCTTCGACGACACCTCACGCCGCGAAGACCCCGCCGCGGCGCTAA